One region of Clavibacter michiganensis subsp. tessellarius genomic DNA includes:
- a CDS encoding RHS repeat-associated core domain-containing protein produces the protein MRCTIAVIATSAVMITGLGTMPASAETAAGPVQFEDQTQDPAQVNKQMQDEAQKAAKAAVWTPGTIPAEPADVSTPAPELPVWEIPDADRKLGQPVSTQRVPAGTPVGAPGLGALPYMSFEDISLSDDTVARVNLANGNLLLTANDGTSSAAGIGVRADRYYNGLSSSAGALGGGWSSVMSNVDFGLSVNSGETEATFVGPTGFSAKFTKNSAGAWVAPAGFNASLSKGQFTWKLKYNKTGEAFDFDVTTKQLTYHTDRNGIGLTNDWTTSATTYTVKDTSGRFTRVNHTTGSDPKITSIVDSANRTTTYTRNGSGQLTKIDKPGGAVTTMTYDTTGRLSTMTVPSAPGTTTITFAYNTAHKVTKITQKSTSPTYGNKADVVTAFAYNSGNTVVTNPNGKASTYAYDNQGRVTSTKDPLNRTRSQTWTANSDVQTSTDALGSGSTPGNETKFQYDGLNNATKTELPTGAAASAVYAAGAGCASSGGDSFQVKCSTDASGNTASYEYDTNGNPTKKKDTTAGGTGAVEFERVYDNWDHSICGGAPGQVCSAKDGNGNVTRYAYDGMFNVIKVTPPAPQGVTTYTYDALSRVTSVTDPRGKVTKYAYDVRDRQTVITFANGSTLAKTYYPNGLVQYDSDSFAGTKQFEYDTLGRTTSQIGALAGLNQKYTYDAAGNILTFEDTSGITTNTYNAANELTSQREPGGVCPTSGTPAANSGCTLFEYDANGAETRRVFPAGAQMVTTIDKSGRTTQVQAKNAAGNVTADVAYSYAKDGKDTTTIQARTSGKEEGIPAGAVTAYQYDSLKRLTVAEEKVGGNTNAMWAYDYDAAGNRTSQTRSGNTGGTQNTSISYGYNAANQLTSTSADTTQWVYDAAGNQVKNGMTGVVATYGDRGQVQSIGATNFAAFGEGNTDTQSATGGRSFSNSILGLSRQTNTSTSLVQNYSRTPSGEAVGFRISSSHYYVTDLLGSVIGMFSGAGIWEGGYSYSPYGEERVTSTNNAVALNSLRYIGGYQESTNLYKLGARYYDATLGRFTQMDPSGQESQPYAYAGCNPINSKDPSGLAPTDCDNAKFGLALAVGGGLSSLGVAILGAGLSVETGPVGLAIAILGTVGFIIGGVSTVLAAGNVLNEC, from the coding sequence AGGCCGCCGTGTGGACGCCGGGGACGATCCCGGCCGAGCCCGCCGACGTCTCCACGCCCGCTCCGGAGCTGCCCGTGTGGGAGATCCCGGACGCGGACCGCAAGCTCGGCCAGCCCGTGTCCACCCAGCGCGTCCCCGCCGGCACGCCGGTCGGCGCACCCGGCCTCGGCGCGCTTCCCTACATGTCCTTCGAGGACATCTCGCTCTCGGACGACACCGTCGCCCGCGTGAACCTCGCGAACGGCAACCTGCTGCTCACCGCGAACGACGGCACGAGCTCCGCCGCCGGCATCGGCGTCCGCGCCGACCGCTACTACAACGGCCTCTCGAGCTCCGCCGGCGCCCTCGGCGGCGGCTGGTCCTCCGTCATGAGCAACGTCGACTTCGGCCTCTCCGTGAACAGCGGCGAGACCGAGGCCACGTTCGTCGGCCCGACCGGCTTCTCCGCGAAGTTCACCAAGAACAGCGCCGGCGCGTGGGTCGCTCCGGCCGGCTTCAACGCGTCCCTGAGCAAGGGCCAGTTCACCTGGAAGCTCAAGTACAACAAGACCGGCGAGGCCTTCGATTTCGACGTCACCACGAAGCAGCTGACCTACCACACCGACCGCAACGGCATCGGCCTCACCAACGACTGGACCACGTCCGCCACGACCTACACGGTCAAGGACACCTCCGGCCGCTTCACGCGCGTGAACCACACCACCGGCTCCGACCCGAAGATCACCTCGATCGTCGACTCGGCCAACCGCACCACCACGTACACGCGGAACGGCTCCGGCCAGCTGACGAAGATCGACAAGCCCGGCGGCGCTGTCACCACCATGACGTACGACACCACGGGCCGTCTCTCGACGATGACCGTCCCGTCCGCACCCGGCACGACGACGATCACGTTCGCCTACAACACCGCGCACAAGGTCACCAAGATCACGCAGAAGTCCACGTCCCCCACCTACGGGAACAAGGCCGACGTCGTGACGGCCTTCGCCTACAACAGCGGCAACACCGTCGTCACCAACCCGAACGGCAAGGCGTCGACCTACGCGTACGACAACCAAGGCCGCGTCACCTCGACCAAGGACCCGCTGAACCGCACCCGCTCGCAGACCTGGACCGCGAACAGCGACGTCCAGACCTCGACCGACGCTCTCGGCTCCGGCAGCACGCCCGGCAACGAGACCAAGTTCCAGTACGACGGCCTCAACAACGCGACGAAGACCGAGCTGCCGACCGGCGCCGCAGCCTCGGCCGTGTACGCGGCGGGTGCCGGTTGCGCTTCGAGCGGTGGCGACTCCTTCCAGGTGAAGTGCTCCACCGATGCCAGCGGGAACACCGCCAGCTACGAATACGACACCAACGGCAACCCGACGAAGAAGAAGGACACCACCGCCGGCGGGACCGGCGCGGTCGAGTTCGAGCGCGTCTACGACAACTGGGACCACAGCATCTGCGGTGGCGCTCCCGGTCAGGTCTGCTCTGCGAAGGACGGCAACGGGAACGTCACCCGCTACGCCTACGACGGCATGTTCAACGTGATCAAGGTGACCCCGCCCGCGCCCCAGGGCGTGACGACGTACACGTACGACGCGCTCTCCCGCGTGACCAGCGTCACCGACCCGCGCGGCAAGGTGACCAAGTACGCGTACGACGTCCGCGACCGCCAGACGGTCATCACGTTCGCCAACGGCAGCACGCTCGCCAAGACGTACTACCCGAACGGGCTCGTCCAGTACGACTCCGACAGCTTCGCCGGGACCAAGCAGTTCGAATACGACACCCTCGGCCGCACCACCAGCCAGATCGGTGCACTCGCCGGCCTCAACCAGAAGTACACCTACGACGCAGCCGGCAACATCCTCACCTTCGAGGACACCAGCGGCATCACGACCAACACCTACAACGCAGCAAATGAGCTGACCAGCCAGCGCGAGCCCGGAGGCGTGTGCCCCACCAGTGGCACCCCCGCCGCCAATAGCGGATGCACGCTGTTCGAGTACGACGCCAACGGCGCCGAGACCCGACGCGTGTTCCCTGCCGGCGCGCAGATGGTGACCACCATCGACAAGTCCGGCCGCACCACCCAGGTGCAGGCCAAGAACGCCGCCGGCAACGTGACCGCCGACGTCGCCTACTCGTATGCGAAGGACGGCAAAGACACCACCACCATCCAGGCCCGCACCAGCGGCAAGGAAGAGGGCATCCCAGCCGGCGCAGTTACGGCCTACCAGTACGACTCGCTGAAGCGCCTCACGGTCGCCGAGGAGAAGGTGGGCGGCAACACCAACGCGATGTGGGCCTACGACTACGACGCCGCGGGTAACCGCACCTCGCAGACCCGCTCAGGCAACACCGGCGGCACGCAGAACACCTCGATCAGCTACGGCTATAACGCCGCGAACCAGCTCACCAGCACCAGCGCCGACACGACCCAGTGGGTGTACGACGCCGCCGGCAACCAGGTCAAGAACGGCATGACCGGAGTCGTCGCGACCTACGGCGACCGCGGCCAGGTGCAGAGCATCGGAGCGACGAACTTCGCCGCGTTCGGTGAGGGCAACACGGACACCCAGAGCGCCACGGGGGGCCGGTCCTTCTCCAACTCGATCCTCGGGCTCTCACGACAGACCAACACGTCCACCAGCCTGGTGCAGAACTACAGCCGCACGCCTTCGGGTGAAGCGGTCGGATTCCGGATCTCGTCCAGCCACTACTACGTGACCGACCTTCTCGGCTCTGTCATCGGCATGTTCTCCGGCGCGGGAATTTGGGAGGGCGGATATTCCTACAGCCCGTACGGCGAGGAGCGAGTCACGTCGACTAATAACGCGGTCGCCTTGAACTCGCTGCGCTACATCGGTGGATACCAGGAGTCGACCAACCTGTACAAGCTGGGCGCGCGCTACTACGACGCCACACTTGGACGCTTTACGCAGATGGATCCCAGCGGTCAAGAATCGCAGCCTTACGCATACGCAGGTTGCAACCCAATCAATTCCAAGGATCCGTCCGGACTCGCGCCTACAGATTGTGATAATGCAAAGTTTGGATTAGCCCTTGCCGTTGGTGGCGGACTCAGCTCTCTAGGTGTGGCAATCCTTGGTGCAGGGCTATCCGTGGAAACCGGCCCTGTCGGTCTTGCAATCGCAATCCTAGGAACAGTCGGATTTATTATCGGTGGAGTGTCCACCGTTCTTGCGGCAGGTAATGTCTTGAACGAGTGCTAG